From Triticum aestivum cultivar Chinese Spring chromosome 7B, IWGSC CS RefSeq v2.1, whole genome shotgun sequence:
agatgtcatcgtcctcatgccacgagtcaccatggtcgtagtcagcatggtcgtcggcctcttcatcggcaGTGAACTGgtcgcggccatcctgactttgggtctcctcggggtcGTAGACAGGGACATGCCCACCCGCGTAGATCACTTCCTCCATGAAATGGTTGCAGTAGGGGTCGTCGACCGGTGCCGCTGGTGTTGGCATTCCATCGAAcaagacgcggggggggggggcatggtgcCTGTAAACGGCGgtcgtgcttgctttctttgcatctcggcGGACAGccagccgccgctgctggacccagggGTGACGTTGAGGTTGATGACGGCCGCCAGGCGCGGGGTGGACGGCGCGATCCCGGTCATGTCCGGCGACCCCGAAAAACGGGTCTGCCTATCGTGCCTTGGCGGGGGGAAGCCGGGCGACATTGGCATGGTCCACAACATCGGCGACTGGCAGTGCGaaggccgggcgaccgacgagcctgtgctcgccggaCCGACAGCCGCTCCAGAGAAACCGGCCGGACGACAAATGCCCATCAAGAGGAGGGAGTGCGCTTTGCTGATGAtggcatccttctcctcaacctcgGCCTTGTGCCGCGCGGCCTCAATCGCAGCGCGGtcggcggcgaacttggccgcgaCGATGTTGTCCTTGGCGACCGCCCTTCGgctcctcctcttcgccgattcgacgtccaacttggcgatctcctccggcatGCACTCCAACCGCGGCTTCCTtggtgccttgcccttcttcttcttggccattccgggcgggtcgacggccagcccgccggagttcggctgggcgtcggccatggacggcgggacgtgggagggtttggcgGGAAATGGCGCCAAAggggccgcgggggggggggggttgctttttGTCACCAACAGGCGGGTCAGGGGCGGACAAGCGCGCACGTCCCGCCtgtccgcgcgctgtccgtttcaccccaaaatcgGCGCAAACTTGggtcggggatgggtcgaaagcggacacaaaatgGACAAATGTTCGTTTGCTCCTGCGTGCTGGGCCGCCcggtttgtcccttttaccccaaacggacggggccggacaggatggggtcggtgggtggagttggcctaactacTTCTGACCTTTCTAGATAAATTCTTGGGGCTTGCTTTACaaagcactgttggggaacgttgcagaaaattaaaaaatttcctacggtttcaccaagatccatctatgagttcatctaagcaacgagtgataggagagagatgcatctacataccacttgtagatcgcgtgcggaagcgttcaagagaacggggttgaggtagtcgttctcgtcgtgatcctatcaccggagatcctagcgccgaacggacggcacctccgcgttcaaaacacgtacggtcagcgtgacgtctcctccgtcttgatccagcaaggggaaaggagaggttgatgaagatctagcagcacaacggcgtgtggtggatgcagcaggactccgacagggcttcgccaagctactgcgggaggaggaagaggtgtagcagggggagggaggcgccaagacacagggtgcggcagccctccctcCCTCCTATTGAGCGTTGTAGGTTAAAATCAAGGAGACGTGAGACTTGAACTCCCGACGCCACACTAGACGCCCACACGAGTTAACCACTGAACCATGTTTGGTTTGTTGATTACTTGCGGAAAACTGAGCACTTTGACCTTTCATCCAGTACAAACATTAAACATATAGTACTAGTATTATATACGCACTATAAATTATTTGACTAAAGAAACCATAAATATGAAAACGCATTCACATGAACCATGAATTGAAAAGAAAACTTCAGAAAAATGGAATAGTTtgtgaatttggaaaaagttcattgaattttaaaaacagttcattgaatttgaaaaaaagatcatcaaatttgaaaaaagtccaTTGAATTTTAAAaacagttcattgaatttgaaaacaaatcatccaatttgaaaaaaaaatcatagaatttgaaaaaaatcatcgattttgttcatcaatttttgaaaaaagttaattgaatttgaaaaagttcatcgaatttaagataaatttcaaaaaaattgaaaaaaaatcatcgaacttgaaaaaaagttcatcaaaattgaaaaacaAGATCAACCAATTTTAAATGTTCATTAAACTTGAGAAAAGGTCATCGGATTTGAAAATAAATTCATGGATTTTTGAGTTTTTAAAACGTTCCTTGATTATGaagaaaaagttcatcggtttacAATCGCGCAtttcaaaaaaagaaataaataaaaatgaaaaaggacagaaaaatagaaaaaggaaaaagagatgCGAACTGGGGAAAGAAAAAAAGTATGGAAGTAGTTTCCAACCATAAGTCGGTGATGGCCCTAGTGGTTTGCTGGGTGCGCTGGGACAATTTCTTTTGCAAGAACTAACTGCAATTTCAtataatatattactccctccgtccggaaatacttgtcatcaaaatagatgaaGATGGGTGTATCTAGAACTAGAAGTACGTATGATGTGTTCATCGAAATCTACTTGCATTCACTATGAAAGGTTTTTTCTTTCTGTACTCTCTGTAGGAGTTTCTTGTCAAGAAAGTAGGTAAATAAATTACAGAACATTGGCTCCCGGACTGAAATAATTGCTAGTGGTGCTAATATAAGCCTACCATTTCGTCTGTAACAAAAAATTAAACTGACTAACATAAAGTtgtttttcatgcatgttttggtaAATAAGTTTGAAATATCTCTTGCTAGTCTTGCATACATGGTGCAGTAAAATTATTTGTGAAGAACAAACATTATTTACTGTTTAATATGTCCAGTTAAGTAGTTaaccaaacagtgcatgcatggtGCAGTAAGTATTCCTGAAGCTGAATGGTTTAAAGAATGTGTGAGTTGAGCTTGCGGAACCAGGTCGATCCGCAAATTAGTTCAGCTatctttttaaaaaaatgtttcccACGCCAGAATTTCATAGGTCCAACTAGCAACATGTTTGTTGTTGTTCTACACCACAAAATTCTTCAACTTTACTCGTAACATGCTGTGTTATTGAATTATTACTGTGTTGCAAAAAAAAAGGGCCGAGTACTCGAATCCATGGTCACAAGGTAACAACTTTAGCGCTGCGCCAAGGCTCCTCTTCggcgaaatcactagttgaggagtactcgttgcaaagagcaCTCCCACCTTCCCAGATTGCGACAAGTGGCCCgctgccacttgtcgcaacctggaagtTTTCTCTTTCGGAAATACTAACgctcacacgtgtgggcgtttgcatcttcCGTTTGTGGTTGCACGAATCTTTGCAAAACCGTGCCTCACgcggaaggaaaaaacagaaaatgtgttttttttcgtTCCCGAAatgcacggccgtgactctcgtgaaagcaaaatcgtgtctctcgcggaaggaaaaaacagaaaacgctttttTTTCATtcccgaaaggcacggccgtgaccctcgtggaagcaaaactgtgtctctcgcggaaggaaaaaaaaacaaaaaacgcattttttttgtTTCCGAAAGGCGTGACTCCCGCAAAAACACAACCTTAcctttcgcggaagcaaaaccgcaactctcgtgaaagaaaaaaaacacgtttttttcgcgCAAAATTTTTTTTGacccaaaagctaaggaagaccgataGAAAACCAAAATGTCGAAAAAACCCGTTTAAAATGCCAAAAATGTGtgcggaaaaattaaaaaaatccggagggagcgcccagagcgcggcACATGGTGGGcgactgagagcgcgccaagtggcactgatcgttgcgaggctcgcgaaggagcgctcgttaactagttgctccccctCTTCGgttgcaaaaaagaaaataaaattaagtaGGAAATAATAAAACACATGAACAAGAGTatgaaatgcaaacatttttttccTGAACAAAGAGTATTTCCTATTTCTTGGGTATTTTTGAAAAACGCATGCGAATATGGGATGCAAACAGTTTTTCATGAACAAGAGTGGGAAACTGGAAAATAAACTTTTTTTAACGGGGAAATTAAAACTAAAATGGCATTAAATCAAAAGTTGTGAGGTAGTACATCTTGTAAACAAGACCCTAAGAAAATAGGAAATAACACACCAGTTCCTAAAAGTTCcaagaggaaaaaaaagaaacaatTTGGGTCCAAACTGCTCTCAAGCAATACAAATCTTGTAGGCGCCATTGGGTCGAAATTGCTCCCGTGCAGAACAAATCTTATTGGCTTCAGGCACAAGACCGCTTGGTACAACGAGACCACCACGGCAAGCCATGGGACTCCACCCTATAACAACACCGCGTCCCCTTTGGCACTCACAAGTCCAACAAAAAGAACGATGGCTCGTCAGAGAAAGCCGACAACCTATTAGTGTCGTAGCCCTTCCAGACAGTGACAAAGACAGGCCTAGGGCAGCTAGGGATATAACCTATAGCCCCAGGCCTAATAACAACTTCCCTTGTAATCCCTTCATACAAAGTATACAAAATCATAGAAGTTTATCACTCAACATAGCACGCGTAACCTGCTTCCAACTCCGCCACTGCTTCCAGATACCCCACCAATGAAGCTCAGGACCCTGCATCATCTGTGGCATTGGTTGCTTCTTCTCCAACATAAACATGTATACCGCAACAGAAGTCAAGGATCGGCAGAGCTAGCTTGCGATGACTGGGGCTAATGGAAAAATATGAACTCTTGAAAGGGTAAAAGTCTGTATTTTCTTCAATCTATGTAGCTACAAAAAAAAATTCTTCGAAGAATCCTAAgattggggagggggggggggcatggctCCCTTGGCCTCAACATAGCTCCGCCACTGTCAAGGATCCTCTATCTGAATTACAAAACAACTCCACCTCGCCGGAAGCTAGGATCCAAGGAGGCAAGAGAACAATAAAGCATGCAGCTGTTGAATCTTGCCACACAGTCTCTCCACCACCACGGTGATCAATATTGACGTGCCTATTCACCGCGCGAGCTTATTACAGAACGAGTTGTCacttttgatatttttgttcaaatAACAATTAAGGTGAAACAGGGTCAGCAACAACGAATCACCgcgagaggagggggagggagggaggggaggggaatgAGAAGCTCAATGCAAACATGCACTTACAACCAGCAAACAAGCAGATCGCTTAGTACGTCTTCCTCGGGGGAAGGCGTATTTTCTCTTCCCTTTCACACAGACCGCACCACGCCGCCCGTCCTCTCCGTTCCCCTTtccctcgccggcgatgagctcccccgccgactccggccacctcccggcccccgcgcctccgccgcatcaccctcttccccCCTCCGtcccagcaccagcaccagcaccatgCCCGACCCCAGCCACTCACGCCGCCTCCCCGCCAAAACCTAAATCCCCAATCGCCGCCACCACCGCTCCGCCGCCAAATGCCTCGGCCGCCTTCTCCGGAAGCTCCCCCGCGCAGACCACCAGCACCGCCGCGGAGGACCACCAAAGCCCGCCCTCCGGCGGCGCCTCCACCAGCGCGGCCATTGCGGCCGCGGCCGCCTCGGCGCGGCCGGAGGACTGCACGCCGCGGATGGACATGGAGTTCGAGACGGAGCTGCAGGCGTACGACCTCTACCGCCTCTACGCCTTCAAGCTCGGCTTCAACGTCCGCCGCCGCTACACCAACCGCAGCAAGACCTCCGGCGAGGTCACCTCCTGCAAGTTCGCCTGCTCCCGCGAGGGGTTCAAGGACCACAAGACCGCCACCGCAACCGCCGGCACAGCTAAGCTCCCCCGCGCCGCGGCCAGGCtctcccgtgccgccgccgccgccatccccgcGCCGGACGGCAGGACCGGCTGCAACGCGCACCTCACCCTCCGCCGCACCAAGGCCGGCGGCAGGTTCCAGGTCTCCGCCTTCCAGCCGCGCCACAACCACCCGCTCTTCGCCGCTCCCCGCGGCCCGCCCAGCCCCTTCCACTCGCCGCCGGATGCCGCTGCCGCCGTCGTTCCGCCGCGGGATTTCATTGACGACGATGCAGCAGCGGGGGCGGCATGGGCCGAGGGAGAAGGGCCCCTGCGCACCAGGCGGCAGTGGGAGATCAAGTACGGGGAGGCGGCCGCCCTGCTGAACCACCTCCAGCGGCAGTCGCTGGCCGACCCGGGGTTCCACCACGCCGTGCAGCTCGACGTCGAGGACAAGGTGGCCAACGTCTTCTGGGTCGACGCCAAGATGGTCGCCGACTACGCCCACTTCGGCGATGCCGTCGCCTTCAACGTCGTGTCCAGGAACAGCAGCAGCCTCCGCCACCTTGCCTCGTTCGTCGGTTGCAACAGCTTTGGCGAGCCCGTTGTCTTCGGGCTGGCGCTCATGTACGACGAGACCTGCGAGTCGTTCCGGTGGCTGTTCCAGACGTTCCTGCAAGCCATGTCTGGGCGAGCACCCAAGACCTTCATTTCGCATCAGGACACGgtgatagcagaggccctgtcctTGGCGATGCCTGGCACGACGACGGCTCATGCCATATGCGCGTGGCACATAAAGCATGTTGCAAAGGGGAACATACGTCAGCTTTCTAAAGGCGATGCCAGTTTCATCGAGGAGTTCAAGGCGTGCGTCGACGGAGAGTATGACGAGGAGTCGGGATTTCTCGCCGCATGGGATGCTATGATCAGCAAGTACGAGCTTCGTGACAACCCGTGGTTGCAGAGGTTGTTTGAGGAGAAACACAAGTGGGCTAGGCCCTACGCGAAAGGGGTCTTCTCGGCCGGGATGGAAGGCACACGGTTGAACGAGCGCCTGAATTCTGAGTTGCGCAGTCATCTGAGAGCAGAGGTGGACATTGCTCTGTTTTTGAGGCATCTTCAGAAAGTGATCGGCGACAGGCGGCACAGAGAGTTGGAGATGGAATATGGTTCAAGGTTGATGATGCCCTACCTCAAAATCAGAGCTCCTG
This genomic window contains:
- the LOC123156263 gene encoding protein FAR1-RELATED SEQUENCE 12 produces the protein MSSPADSGHLPAPAPPPHHPLPPSVPAPAPAPCPTPATHAASPPKPKSPIAATTAPPPNASAAFSGSSPAQTTSTAAEDHQSPPSGGASTSAAIAAAAASARPEDCTPRMDMEFETELQAYDLYRLYAFKLGFNVRRRYTNRSKTSGEVTSCKFACSREGFKDHKTATATAGTAKLPRAAARLSRAAAAAIPAPDGRTGCNAHLTLRRTKAGGRFQVSAFQPRHNHPLFAAPRGPPSPFHSPPDAAAAVVPPRDFIDDDAAAGAAWAEGEGPLRTRRQWEIKYGEAAALLNHLQRQSLADPGFHHAVQLDVEDKVANVFWVDAKMVADYAHFGDAVAFNVVSRNSSSLRHLASFVGCNSFGEPVVFGLALMYDETCESFRWLFQTFLQAMSGRAPKTFISHQDTVIAEALSLAMPGTTTAHAICAWHIKHVAKGNIRQLSKGDASFIEEFKACVDGEYDEESGFLAAWDAMISKYELRDNPWLQRLFEEKHKWARPYAKGVFSAGMEGTRLNERLNSELRSHLRAEVDIALFLRHLQKVIGDRRHRELEMEYGSRLMMPYLKIRAPVLTQASEVYTSVIFQLFQEEYEEFQSAYIVSRDESGPCREYVVSLVEKEDRRYTVYGNPTEQTVACSCGKFEMIGFLCSHALKILDVMDIKYIPERYIIKRWTKHARRLTSSSPEVPVPGQAVQAEESLEISSNRYQHLCPKYVRLVGRASECEESSRVLDQLWGELGDKVEQILQKQTSISSAPVTLQPDVQNLKMALSSITNGTESENVLDISSRAAAKTVVKKKVQKNKNRQRNCIENGPTKKQKVHSEEPAVVQYGLVDGSAQSANAMFQGLEAPPNMSKMGSQTPTYIPYMGTDFSNSMGTINYQGMHPGASLGFTLLPSQELGFVPCHASQASTDSQHSQAL